A stretch of Henckelia pumila isolate YLH828 chromosome 4, ASM3356847v2, whole genome shotgun sequence DNA encodes these proteins:
- the LOC140894717 gene encoding zinc finger BED domain-containing protein RICESLEEPER 1-like, producing the protein MDGSDETVIVNSSRLKSVVWNDFDRVKRGETYMAVCRHCKRILSGSSTSGTSHLRNHLTRCCKRSNHDITQYLTRGKRKQSTLALTKYNPVQIKNEMVTVASSTREQGLKSGNMSMGNFNLDQRKSQTDLARMIIMHGYPLGMVDDIGFKTFVRNLQPLFDLVTVDRVQADCMEIYRKEKQRVYEELDKLPGKVSLSAERWTSNGDTEYLSLIAHFIDDSWELKKKVLNFLAIDPSQAEDLLSEVIMTNLRSWDIDRKLFSLTVENCSTYDRIVHRIRDQLSQHKFLMCEGQLFDVRCAANTVKLLVQDVLRTSQEISDKVREAIRFVQNCQATREKFEEMVQIVGTNCQQLLSLDNPFQWNSTYLMLETALEYKEALSQLQEHDPGFSIFPSCLDWDRLRAITSILKFFHEVSNVFAGGKHSTANSYFAEICDIHLQLIEWCQKPDDFVSSLALKLKTKFDEYWKKCSLIMAIAAILDPRFKMKLVEYYYPQIYGDTALDCIDIVSNCIKALYNGHAIYSPLAAHGQCSNSETSGSAVKDRLTGFDRFLHENSVNQNIKSDLDKYLEEPLFPRSADFSILNWWKVHEPRYPVLSMMARNILGIPISKVSLESLFDFRDRALNHCWSPLKPDSLQALVCSQDWMQHEIEVTESKSLPTPTFALRYDAN; encoded by the exons ATGGATGGCTCAGATGAAACTGTCATTGTTAACTCTAGTAGATTGAAATCCGTTGTCTGGAATGATTTTGATAGAGTTAAAAGAGGTGAAACATACATGGCCGTCTGTCGGCACTGTAAAAGAATACTTAGCGGGTCAAGTACCAGTGGAACATCTCATTTGAGAAATCATTTGACTAGGTGCTGTAAAAGATCAAACCATGACATTACTCAATACTTGACAAGGGGCAAGAGAAAGCAAAGCACCCTTGCCCTTACCAAGTACAACCCTGTTCAAATAAAGAATGAGATGGTCACTGTTGCAAGTAGCACCCGTGAACAAGGGCTAAAAAGTGGAAATATGAGCATGGGAAATTTCAATCTTGATCAGAGGAAGAGTCAGACAGATCTTGCACGCATGATCATTATGCATGGTTATCCATTGGGCATGGTTGACGACATAGGCTTCAAGACATTCGTTCGAAATCTTCAGCCCTTGTTTGATCTTGTGACTGTTGATAGAGTTCAGGCTGACTGTATGGAGATCTACAGAAAAGAGAAACAGAGAGTATATGAGGAGCTTGATAAACTGCCTGGCAAAGTCAGCCTTAGTGCTGAGAGATGGACTTCTAATGGAGATACAGAGTATCTGAGTTTGATAGCACATTTTATCGATGATTCTTGGGAACTAAAGAAGAaggttttgaattttttagcCATTGATCCCTCTCAAGCAGAAGACTTGCTTTCAGAGGTTATCATGACAAATCTTAGGAGCTGGGATATTGATAGAAAGTTGTTCTCATTGACTGTTGAAAACTGTTCCACCTATGACAGGATTGTCCATAGAATCAGAGACCAACTCAGCCAGCACAAGTTCCTGATGTGTGAGGGCCAATTATTTGATGTACGCTGTGCAGCAAATACCGTTAAGTTGTTGGTCCAAGATGTACTTCGAACATCACAAGAGATCAGTGACAAAGTTCGTGAAGCTATACGATTTGTTCAAAATTGTCAAGCCACTAGAGAAAAGTTTGAAGAGATGGTTCAGATAGTTGGGACTAATTGCCAGCAACTCTTATCTCTTGATAATCCATTTCAATGGAACTCGACTTATTTAATGCTTGAAACTGCTTTAGAGTACAAAGAAGCACTGTCTCAATTGCAAGAACATGACCCTGGCTTCTCAATATTCCCATCTTGTTTAGATTGGGACAGACTGCGAGCTATCACTAGTATCTTGAAGTTCTTTCATGAAGTTTCCAATGTCTTTGCAGGAGGCAAGCATTCCACTGCTAATTCATACTTTGCTGAGATTTGTGACATTCATCTGCAACTGATCGAGTGGTGCCAGAAGCCAGATGATTTCGTTAGCAGTTTAGCATTGAAACTGAAAACAAAGTTTGACGAATATTGGAAGAAATGCAGCTTGATTATGGCCATTGCAGCCATCTTAGATCCCAGGTTCAAAATGAAATTAGTGGAGTACTACTATCCACAAATTTATGGTGATACTGCTCTAGATTGCATAGATATTGTTTCAAATTGTATCAAAGCTTTGTACAATGGTCATGCTATCTACAGCCCATTAGCGGCTCATGGTCAATGTTCAAATTCAGAAACGAGTGGTAGTGCTGTTAAGGATAGACTTACTGGCTTTGACCGATTCCTGCATGAAAATTCCGTTAACCAAAACATAAAATCTGACCTAGACAAGTATTTGGAGGAACCACTCTTCCCACGAAGTGCGGATTTCAGTATATTGAATTGGTGGAAGGTTCATGAACCAAGATATCCTGTGCTGTCCATGATGGCGCGCAACATTTTAGGGATTCCGATCTCGAAAGTATCCCTTGAGTCTCTATTTGATTTTCGGGACAGGGCCCTTAATCACTGCTGGAGTCCACTCAAGCCAGATAGTTTGCAAGCTTTGGTTTGTTCCCAGGATTGGATGCAGCATGAAATAGAAG TGACAGAGTCGAAATCTCTCCCGACCCCTACCTTTGCGTTGCGCTACGATGCAAACTAA
- the LOC140866310 gene encoding HVA22-like protein f — protein sequence MGFLGTIARNLDTLAGPGVMLLYPLYASMRAIESPSTLDDQQWLTYWVLYSFITLFELSCWKILEWIPIWPYTKLLFCLWLVLPVFNGAAYIYENFVRKYVNIGTVSSNYPEGQRKVLLMMSPDARKSVERYIERYGPEAFDRVIKAAEKEAGKR from the exons ATGGGTTTTCTCGGGACAATCGCAAGGAATTTGGATACACTTGCTgg ACCTGGAGTGATGCTGTTATATCCCCT ATATGCATCCATGAGAGCAATTGAGAGCCCTTCAACACTAGATGATCAGCAATGGTTGACATACTGGGTTCTGTACTCGTTCATAACGCTGTTCGAGCTTTCTTGCTGGAAGATACTTGAATG GATTCCGATATGGCCATATACCAAACTGCTATTTTGTTTGTGGCTGGTGCTGCCAGTATTCAATGGTGCAGCTTATATATATGAGAATTTTGTGAGGAAGTATGTGAATATTGGGACTGTCAGCTCGAATTATCCCGAGGGACAGAGGAAGGTTCTACTGATGATGAGTCCTGATGCAAGAAAGTCTGTTGAAAGATACATCGAGAGATACGGGCCGGAAGCCTTTGATAGAGTAATCAAAGCG GCTGAGAAAGAAGCAGGGAAACGCTGA
- the LOC140864712 gene encoding uncharacterized protein isoform X2 encodes MPFLLPKLLVKEALDAEMQEGFSIREYASRMRSVDMVKSWPFDAFPTERTVDSFLPPITVKKFSWWVDELEYSRSSMAIDVGSSKKKKKRVEGKGETSLRGVEDVEESDMDVEGVGVVKAPKKRSIVEIFAAAPLPVKTVITRGEEKDNYDQELDGFSANSKWGLKGKRNEKSKEKKKNKETVLRKLNNTKKARDNFKSKMRRGYNEMDILVPNKEKSLKLKSRTQDNANGNLIPLYNTESEYGIHDRVSIQKRKSRPRDLDADEKTKSHKAYKFMSENHHQILPLRGILKNHSKIISVQNSAKNILQEPLQLNNRGKQKENKHVTFSKKDDMIKLARKSLLSVECLKVPILNGSDMDDVAASFCGDDVQGIENDSSFGETSGNEELSNRIQKEISIGHSCKEPSTFHWCSIDTTNYLKQHKMDEFFSGSATSEQNTLHDLKRYLFESGLKEAPQIPVHAYPPGFFCRPLECCHTQNIKMMCDPSNPNCGSLVEDLRSSGARFHSLCLEDYLDAYKKPSVPYLYNRGGVNYIPQVSSQSKMENLFSHPSLYQTFPTISPMEYMHSLCASTYGNQRGYLCEKRGIYGVTESFLGLPLTLQGELIKLNSSVDWDFCQMNSSTTADPSPSLSTPSNVMSKCLGNNPDCRNWDCRTSVDQLNLCPFQDNLKAKSLGVPSNFDFSKCQSNGKGNCELDFQKFPGNEKVISTVRLMGKEFIVGGRLGELRDTLTCPSEMKFSSESMHSLPQLHGQTTMHKNNFPVQTLYGTVSPDASFAVNRSKPVFAEALTNPCESKIFSLELPTPIPALQDSHPIVICRANELKNNQNWLHSPKSAVRFPFMHPDIEASLNLKLIAIPCVDGSAGQKIYCNEKNTG; translated from the exons GTGAAGGAAGCTTTGGACGCCGAGATGCAGGAGGGTTTTTCTATCCG AGAATATGCATCGAGGATGAGAAGTGTTGACATGGTAAAAAGTTGGCCCTTTGATGCCTTTCCCACTGAACGAACTGTAGATTCATTCCTTCCTCCGATCACAGTCAAGAAATTCTCTTGGTGGGTTGATGAGCTCGAATATTCGCGTTCATCAATGGCTATTGATGTCGGAAGctcaaaaaagaagaagaaaagggtTGAAGGAAAAGGAGAAACCTCTTTGAGAGGCGTAGAGGATGTGGAGGAATCTGATATGGATGTTGAAGGTGTTGGAGTAGTAAAGGCTCCCAAGAAGAGGTCAATTGTGGAGATTTTTGCTGCGGCGCCGCTCCCCGTGAAAACGGTGATTACTCGCGGTGAGGAGAAAGATAATTATGATCAAGAATTAGATGGGTTTTCCGCTAATTCCAAGTGGGGCCTCAAAGGGAAAAGGAATGAAAAGAGcaaggaaaagaagaaaaataaggAGACCGTGTTGAGGAAGCTGAATAATACGAAGAAAGCAAGGGACAACTTCAAGAGCAAGATGAGGAGAGGATATAACGAAATGGATATCTTAGTTCCAAACAAG GAAAAAAGTTTAAAGCTCAAATCGCGAACTCAAGATAATGCtaatggaaatttaattccattATACAATACGGAGTCAGAATATGGTATACATGATCGTGTTTCGATCCAGAAGAGAAAGTCAAGACCGCGTGATTTAGATGCAGATGAGAAGACCAAGTCTCATAAAGCTTATAAGTTTATGTCGGAGAACCACCACCAAATACTTCCTCTGCGTGGTATTTTAAAGAATCACTCGAAAATAATTTCGGTTCAGAATTCAGCAAAAAATATCTTGCAGGAGCCTCTTCAATTGAATAATCGtggaaaacaaaaagaaaacaaacacGTTACTTTCTCCAAAAAGGATGACATGATTAAATTGGCGAGAAAATCATTGCTTTCTGTAGAATGTTTGAAGGTGCCAATATTAAATGGTTCAGATATGGATGATGTTGCTGCTTCTTTTTGTGGAGATGATGTTCAGGGGATAGAAAATGATTCAAGTTTTGGGGAAACCAGTGGAAATGAGGAACTATCCAACAGAATACAGAAGGAGATTAGCATTGGACATTCATGTAAGGAGCCATCAACTTTCCATTGGTGTTCGATCGATACAACTAACTACTTAAAGCAGCACAAAATGGATGAATTTTTTAGCGGGTCTGCAACATCAGAACAAAACACATTGCACGACTTAAAAAGATATTTGTTTGAAAGTGGCCTCAAAGAAGCACCTCAAATTCCAGTGCATGCCTATCCTCCTGGATTCTTTTGCAGGCCTCTGGAGTGTTGTCACACTCAAAATATCAAGATGATGTGTGATCCATCGAATCCTAACTGTGGGAGCCTGGTTGAAGATTTACGGAGTTCTGGTGCAAGATTCCATTCGTTGTGTTTGGAGGATTATTTGGATGCATATAAAAAGCCTTCAGTTCCTTATCTGTATAATAGGGGAGGAGTCAACTATATTCCTCAAGTTTCATCTCAAAGCAAGATggaaaatttattttcccaTCCTTCTCTGTATCAAACATTTCCTACCATTTCTCCAATGGAATATATGCATTCTTTATGTGCCTCGACTTATGGGAACCAACGAGGATATCTTTGTGAAAAAAGAGGCATATATGGCGTAACTGAAAGTTTCTTAGGATTGCCTCTGACCTTACAAGGAGAGTTGATCAAATTAAATTCAAGTGTTGACTGGGACTTTTGTCAGATGAATTCAAGCACGACTGCAGATCCTTCCCCCAGTTTATCTACACCTAGCAATGTCATGTCAAAATGCTTGGGTAATAATCCAGACTGCAGAAACTGGGATTGTAGGACATCAGTGGATCAGTTGAACTTGTGTCCTTTTCAGGACAATCTAAAAGCAAAATCTCTTGGTGTTCcgtcaaattttgatttttctaaATGTCAAAGTAATGGGAAAGGAAATTGTGAATTAGATTTCCAGAAGTTTCCAGGAAATGAGAAGGTTATTTCAACAGTTCGTTTGATGGGTAAAGAATTTATAGTTGGTGGAAGATTAGGAGAACTCAGAGACACTTTGACCTGTCCATCAGAAATGAAATTCAGTTCAGAAAGTATGCATTCTCTCCCTCAGCTTCATGGTCAAACTACAATGCACAAGAATAATTTTCCTGTCCAGACTTTATATGGTACTGTCTCTCCAGATGCTTCGTTTGCAGTAAACAGAAGTAAACCTGTATTCGCAGAAGCCTTGACGAATCCATGCGAATCTAAGATATTCAGCCTTGAGCTACCCACACCAATACCTGCTCTTCAGGACTCACACCCCATTGTGATATGTAGGGCCAATGAACTGAAAAACAACCAGAATTGGCTTCACAGTCCTAAATCAGCTGTCAGATTTCCTTTCATGCACCCGGATATTGAAG CGTCTCTTAACCTAAAGCTTATTGCCATCCCATGCGTGGACGGATCTGCTGGCCAAAAAATATATTGCAACGAAAAGAATACTGGATAA
- the LOC140864712 gene encoding uncharacterized protein isoform X1, whose protein sequence is MPFLLPKLLVKEALDAEMQEGFSIREYASRMRSVDMVKSWPFDAFPTERTVDSFLPPITVKKFSWWVDELEYSRSSMAIDVGSSKKKKKRVEGKGETSLRGVEDVEESDMDVEGVGVVKAPKKRSIVEIFAAAPLPVKTVITRGEEKDNYDQELDGFSANSKWGLKGKRNEKSKEKKKNKETVLRKLNNTKKARDNFKSKMRRGYNEMDILVPNKEKSLKLKSRTQDNANGNLIPLYNTESEYGIHDRVSIQKRKSRPRDLDADEKTKSHKAYKFMSENHHQILPLRGILKNHSKIISVQNSAKNILQEPLQLNNRGKQKENKHVTFSKKDDMIKLARKSLLSVECLKVPILNGSDMDDVAASFCGDDVQGIENDSSFGETSGNEELSNRIQKEISIGHSCKEPSTFHWCSIDTTNYLKQHKMDEFFSGSATSEQNTLHDLKRYLFESGLKEAPQIPVHAYPPGFFCRPLECCHTQNIKMMCDPSNPNCGSLVEDLRSSGARFHSLCLEDYLDAYKKPSVPYLYNRGGVNYIPQVSSQSKMENLFSHPSLYQTFPTISPMEYMHSLCASTYGNQRGYLCEKRGIYGVTESFLGLPLTLQGELIKLNSSVDWDFCQMNSSTTADPSPSLSTPSNVMSKCLGNNPDCRNWDCRTSVDQLNLCPFQDNLKAKSLGVPSNFDFSKCQSNGKGNCELDFQKFPGNEKVISTVRLMGKEFIVGGRLGELRDTLTCPSEMKFSSESMHSLPQLHGQTTMHKNNFPVQTLYGTVSPDASFAVNRSKPVFAEALTNPCESKIFSLELPTPIPALQDSHPIVICRANELKNNQNWLHSPKSAVRFPFMHPDIEGEALSTQTQSSSLNPTPFFVDVLEEGRFFRYCHSNCTFGGGHHSLAMLGTNLLD, encoded by the exons GTGAAGGAAGCTTTGGACGCCGAGATGCAGGAGGGTTTTTCTATCCG AGAATATGCATCGAGGATGAGAAGTGTTGACATGGTAAAAAGTTGGCCCTTTGATGCCTTTCCCACTGAACGAACTGTAGATTCATTCCTTCCTCCGATCACAGTCAAGAAATTCTCTTGGTGGGTTGATGAGCTCGAATATTCGCGTTCATCAATGGCTATTGATGTCGGAAGctcaaaaaagaagaagaaaagggtTGAAGGAAAAGGAGAAACCTCTTTGAGAGGCGTAGAGGATGTGGAGGAATCTGATATGGATGTTGAAGGTGTTGGAGTAGTAAAGGCTCCCAAGAAGAGGTCAATTGTGGAGATTTTTGCTGCGGCGCCGCTCCCCGTGAAAACGGTGATTACTCGCGGTGAGGAGAAAGATAATTATGATCAAGAATTAGATGGGTTTTCCGCTAATTCCAAGTGGGGCCTCAAAGGGAAAAGGAATGAAAAGAGcaaggaaaagaagaaaaataaggAGACCGTGTTGAGGAAGCTGAATAATACGAAGAAAGCAAGGGACAACTTCAAGAGCAAGATGAGGAGAGGATATAACGAAATGGATATCTTAGTTCCAAACAAG GAAAAAAGTTTAAAGCTCAAATCGCGAACTCAAGATAATGCtaatggaaatttaattccattATACAATACGGAGTCAGAATATGGTATACATGATCGTGTTTCGATCCAGAAGAGAAAGTCAAGACCGCGTGATTTAGATGCAGATGAGAAGACCAAGTCTCATAAAGCTTATAAGTTTATGTCGGAGAACCACCACCAAATACTTCCTCTGCGTGGTATTTTAAAGAATCACTCGAAAATAATTTCGGTTCAGAATTCAGCAAAAAATATCTTGCAGGAGCCTCTTCAATTGAATAATCGtggaaaacaaaaagaaaacaaacacGTTACTTTCTCCAAAAAGGATGACATGATTAAATTGGCGAGAAAATCATTGCTTTCTGTAGAATGTTTGAAGGTGCCAATATTAAATGGTTCAGATATGGATGATGTTGCTGCTTCTTTTTGTGGAGATGATGTTCAGGGGATAGAAAATGATTCAAGTTTTGGGGAAACCAGTGGAAATGAGGAACTATCCAACAGAATACAGAAGGAGATTAGCATTGGACATTCATGTAAGGAGCCATCAACTTTCCATTGGTGTTCGATCGATACAACTAACTACTTAAAGCAGCACAAAATGGATGAATTTTTTAGCGGGTCTGCAACATCAGAACAAAACACATTGCACGACTTAAAAAGATATTTGTTTGAAAGTGGCCTCAAAGAAGCACCTCAAATTCCAGTGCATGCCTATCCTCCTGGATTCTTTTGCAGGCCTCTGGAGTGTTGTCACACTCAAAATATCAAGATGATGTGTGATCCATCGAATCCTAACTGTGGGAGCCTGGTTGAAGATTTACGGAGTTCTGGTGCAAGATTCCATTCGTTGTGTTTGGAGGATTATTTGGATGCATATAAAAAGCCTTCAGTTCCTTATCTGTATAATAGGGGAGGAGTCAACTATATTCCTCAAGTTTCATCTCAAAGCAAGATggaaaatttattttcccaTCCTTCTCTGTATCAAACATTTCCTACCATTTCTCCAATGGAATATATGCATTCTTTATGTGCCTCGACTTATGGGAACCAACGAGGATATCTTTGTGAAAAAAGAGGCATATATGGCGTAACTGAAAGTTTCTTAGGATTGCCTCTGACCTTACAAGGAGAGTTGATCAAATTAAATTCAAGTGTTGACTGGGACTTTTGTCAGATGAATTCAAGCACGACTGCAGATCCTTCCCCCAGTTTATCTACACCTAGCAATGTCATGTCAAAATGCTTGGGTAATAATCCAGACTGCAGAAACTGGGATTGTAGGACATCAGTGGATCAGTTGAACTTGTGTCCTTTTCAGGACAATCTAAAAGCAAAATCTCTTGGTGTTCcgtcaaattttgatttttctaaATGTCAAAGTAATGGGAAAGGAAATTGTGAATTAGATTTCCAGAAGTTTCCAGGAAATGAGAAGGTTATTTCAACAGTTCGTTTGATGGGTAAAGAATTTATAGTTGGTGGAAGATTAGGAGAACTCAGAGACACTTTGACCTGTCCATCAGAAATGAAATTCAGTTCAGAAAGTATGCATTCTCTCCCTCAGCTTCATGGTCAAACTACAATGCACAAGAATAATTTTCCTGTCCAGACTTTATATGGTACTGTCTCTCCAGATGCTTCGTTTGCAGTAAACAGAAGTAAACCTGTATTCGCAGAAGCCTTGACGAATCCATGCGAATCTAAGATATTCAGCCTTGAGCTACCCACACCAATACCTGCTCTTCAGGACTCACACCCCATTGTGATATGTAGGGCCAATGAACTGAAAAACAACCAGAATTGGCTTCACAGTCCTAAATCAGCTGTCAGATTTCCTTTCATGCACCCGGATATTGAAGGTGAAGCCCTATCTACTCAGACTCAAAGTTCTTCTTTGAATCCAACCCCATTCTTTGTTGATGTTTTAGAGGAGGGAAGATTTTTCAGATACTGTCACTCAAACTGTACTTTTGGCGGTGGACACCATTCACTTGCAATGCTTGGAACTAATCTATTGGATTGA